The genomic stretch TGGGCGGTGAGTCCGCTTTCACGAGCCAGGCAGCGGGTGATCTGGCGAGCGCGGTCAGCGCGGAAATTGAAGTTGATGACCGAATCGTCATCGCGAATCGTCGCAACGGCTTGCCCGCGATTGTCGACGCAGGTGAATGGAATAATGAACTCGTCAGTGACGTCTCGGTTGTAGGAATCTTTCACGCCTTGCACCGGATCGACAAATTCTCCGCCTTCGGCTTTGCCCGCGACCATGGCGTCAAAGGCCTTGAGCTCGCGGTCCCACTTTTTGTCGCGGTCCATGGCATAGTAGCGGCCGCTCACACTGGCGATCTTGCCGCCAAGCTCGCGCATTTTCTGCTGCAATTGCTGCAGGTAAACAGCGCCGTTGGTGGGCAGAGTGTCGCGGCCATCCATAAAGCAATGAACAAAGATGCGATCAACGCCGTTCTGTTTGGCCATGCGCAACAGCGCATAGAGATGGTTCTGGTGGGAATGCACGCCGCCATCGGAAAGCAGCCCGCAAAGATGGAGCCGCCGTCCGCCACTGCGCGCATTTTTCATGGCTTCCATCAATACGGGATTGCTGTAGAAATCGCCCTTTTCGATCATGAGGTCGATCTTGGTGATGTCCATGTAAACAATGCGGCCCGCGCCAATATTCAGGTGGCCGACTTCACTATTACCCATCTGTCCCTGCGGAAGGCCGACAAAGGGTCCGCTGGTATGGATAAGCGTGTTGGGATATTCGGTGAGCAGGCGGTCATAGTTGGGCTTGTGCGCCAGCGCAATGGCATTGGCCTTGGAAGGCGGCGCATAACCCCAGCCATCGAGAATGATAAGGACAAGAGGACGGTTCATGGTGAACCAAAGATTTTAAATCAATCGCCGTAATCGCGCGGAATCGCCGAAATCGGAAGCCCCCACCGCGGAGGCGCGGAGACGCGGAGAAAAACAAAAACCCTTGAAACACGGAGGAACGGAGTAAGCGGAGGAAACACTTACTGATAGGCATGAGATTTACAAGGATCAGGAGATGCAATGATCGAGTGACAGCGACGCCCAAGTGATAGCATAAGCAGCGCAGTTGGAGAGGACTCATGAGGACGAAGGATCTGGTTGTGTTGTTGGTCTTACTGGCAGCCATGTTGCAAGCGATGTCAGCGCAGGGTGCGCAGGGCAAGGCGGACAAAAGCGCCACACAAGGTAAATCATCGCAAAGCAAAGACGTCCAAAACAAAGACGCCCAAGCGCAGGCGCAGGATGCGGCCAAAGACAAGACGGAGAAGCCGGACATCCATGAATTTGTCATCGCCAACTTCAAGACCGAAAGCGGCGTCACGTTGCCGCAGGCGCGTGTGGTCTATGGAACGTATGGCCACCTGAACGCGGCGCGGGACAACGTGGTCCTGCTGCCGTCGCATTACATGGCGGATTGCCACGGTTACGAATGGCTCATCGGGCCGGACCGCGCGCTGGATACTTCCAAGCTCTTTCTGGTTGCGACCGAGCTTTTCGGCAACGGGCATTCATCTTCGCCCAGCAACACGCCAGAGCCTTTTCATGGGCCGCGATTTCCGGTGACGACCATCCGAGACAACGTGGAAGCGGTGCATCGGTTGCTGACGGAAGAGCTGAAGATCAAGCATTTGCGCGCGATTGTCGGATTCTCGATGGGTGCGCAGCAGGCGTTTCAGTGGGCGGTTAGCTATCCGGATTTTGCGGACAAGATTGTGGCGACGGCAGGCACAGCAAAAACCTACCCTCATGGCGTTGTGCGGCTGGAAGGGCAGATTGCCGCGCTTACGGCGGACGCGGCATTTCAAAATGGAGACTACACCGCGCCGCCGACCAAAGGCCTGGAAGCGTTTGCCACGGTGTGGACGGCATGGCTGTTTTCTCAGGAATGGTGGCGCAAGGAGTTGTGGAAGGCTTCGTCGCCGCCGGGGACTACGTTTGAGCAGACGCTGCACGAGTTCCGGACGAACTTTATTCCCGGCGCGGACGCCAATAACTTAATCCTGCAATGCCGCACGTGGGAGAAGCACGACGTGGGAGCGACTCCGGGCTTCAACGGCGACGTGGAGAAGGCGCTGCGATCAATCAAGACGCCATTTCTTTATATGCCGTCGGAAACCGACCTGTATTTTCCGATCGGCGATGCGCGCTATGAAGCGGCGTTCATGAGCACGGTAACGCTGACACCGATTCCGTCGCTATGGGGACATACAGCCGGCGCGGGGCCAAATCCTGAGGACTTGAAGTTTTTGAACGAGAAGATTGGAGCGTTTTTGGGGCGGTAAAGGTGGCGTCTGGAATTTGAACACTTCAACATTATTGAATTCGCGTGGATGCCTTAAGATCGGCCCAGGGAGGCGCGGGCGCGATGCCGAGAATCCATCCTTCTATTTTGGCAATCTCGCGGTCGGCGGGCGAGAGGACGGGACAAAGGAAGTCTGAGAGTGTTCCCGCCGTGTCGTTACGGCGCAGCCACTCAGCAATAGCAAACGCGTCTTGTTGGTCACGGGTCCGCCCTTCTGAGGGGAAATCCTTGCTCCATAGCGCGGGGTAGGCCTCAGCGATCACGGAGGTGTTGGGTGGAACCTGCCAGCCGTCAAAAGGCCAGAAGTGCGTGCGACTACCGAGATGCTGACGGAGATAGCGCAGCCAGGGGATGCCCGCATGGGTGGATTTTGCCACCGAGCCGGGGACATCGAAATGAAAAACCGACTTGGCCGTGCGGGCGTGCAGCTCGGTAAGGCGTCGCCAACGGGAATCGCCCGAGCGCGCGGCTCCGTTTCCGCGTATGCCATCGCGGACAAAGTCGACGTAAGTATATTTGTCGTCGGTGGGCCAGTGTTGCTGAAAATCATCAAGGAATGCAGGCCAGTCAAGCGGCAGGCCATGCTTTTGAAAATAGCGGATTGGGAATGAGAATCCGTGATCAATGCCAACGATAGAGGGAGGGCCGGCGCTCAGCTCTGCCACAAGCCATTCAGCTATCTCGCGGCGCGTCCAATACCAGCGGGGGCTTTTTGGGGGAGCGACTTCGCGGGGAGGCGTGAGCCCGTCGCTCTCGTAGATGCGCAGACCTTTGAGGCTGGACGTAGGCACTTCAGCGCCAGAGTAATCAATGCCGATGTAACGGTCGAAGATCATTGTTCCGTCAATTTCGCGTGTTGTTGAAAGAATGTGTCTGTTGCAAACAGGGTTATACCACCCGCGTATGACCTTCCACCAACAGAGTGGCCGGACGGCTGGGCGGAGAAGGACAATTGACAATGAGTCGCATTGCCATTATTCGCAATTGATTCGCTCAGTGAAAGCGGCTATACTCCGGCAACGCCCCAGGGTGTGAGGTCTCCAAGAAGCTCTTTGAAAATATAGCAGTTAACAATTGGCAGCTGGCAGTTGGCAAAAGCCGGTACTTGGTTTTTGGTATTTGGTACTTGGTGAAAGCATTGCGACCCTCTGCCGACCGAACAGTTAGAAATGGAAAAAAGAGCTGAAATCGACCTGGATTCGAGCCCTGGAAAACGAAAAAAAGAGGCTTCGACCGTTCGGTGACCGCTCGGTCGAATTGCACTTTGGTTTTTGTTTTCAACAAAGCGTCTATGGGGGTGGGGGCTCTGGCTGAGGGACGCAGGCAGAGGGCTGTGGCGCGGAGCGCGCCTATCGCCGGAATCGCGTGATCGCCGAGATCGGAAGACCAAACCCTTAGCACGATTGACTCAGGAAGAAGGAAGGCTATTTGTCGTCATCGTCCTTGTCGTCGTCATCATCCAGGCCGCCGCTGGAAAGCAAGTTGCGCAGTGCGCCTTCTCCGGCTGCGCCGCGTTGTTCGCCAGCCACGTTGCCGTCACGGTCGATGACGACATAGATCGGATAGACCTTGGCCTCAAACATGGCTGCCAGGTTAGTGTCGTCAGTAAGGACAATGCGGGTGGACCGCGGGTGCTGCTCCAGATATTTCTTTACCGTCTTTTTGGATTCGCCTACGTTAATCGCCAGGATGACAAGCCCGTTGTTGGCGTATGCGTCATTGATGCGGTCGACGAAGCCGGCTTCCTGAAGGCAGTAACCGCACCATGTGGTCCAGAATTCCAGCAATACGACCTTGCCTTTAACGGAGTCGTTATTGAACTTCTCGCCGCGGGTGGTGGTGGCGCTGAAGCGTGGAGCCGGTTCTTTGGCCTTGGTCTTACCGGCGGCTGGTCCTGCCGCAGCGCAAAGCAAGGAGGAAACCAACAGACAGGTTATGGCAACGCGCAAGGTGCGAAGTTGAATTGGAGCTTTCATGCGGCGGTACTTTACCACAGAAAGGCATAGTTTCAGATGAGGTTCGTTGCAATGCCAATCAGCAGGAGGGTCTTACGATCGCGTAGCGAAGATGGGAGATCAAGATTGCGCCCAGCTCTGGCTGCTCAGTGGTGTCGACCAGCGGCGAAGTGATCGACTACTGAAGAGAGAAATTGCAGACGGCCAGCGTTGCTCCATCAGGAGCGTTTACAAGCAGTCCCCATCCGCCCAGAGTTGTTGCTCCGCGCTGGCCGGAAGGAACCTGCAGATCGGTTGCCAATGGAACCTCAGCGGCGCCCGGCGGCGTGACAAACAGGGAATAAGTGGTTGCCGGCAGGTTCGCTACCAGTCGGAACTGGAGTGTCTCACCGGCAGAGTAGGGAACAGCGGATGAAGTCAATGAATCGCCATTGCGTACCTGGATTATGCCGTCGGGACTGAAGTTGATCAGGCTGCTTAGTCTCGGTTGGCCGCTGGAAGAGCCGAAGAAGCCTAAAGCCGCGTCCATGGCCGATGAAGAAGGAGTAACGGAAAAGGTGGCGGTAAAGCCTTTGGCCAGCGACACAGGAAAGCTGACGCGTTGAGCGGTTGAGCCTGCCAGCGTACTTACGCATCCCGTTGGAGTGATAGCACTTTCAGCAGACATGAGTTGGCTGGCCGGCGACGCTGCGCTCTGGACAGAAGCAGTCAGGGAAATATTCTGGGAGACATTGTTCGCCGTGTCTGAAGCCGTAACGGTGATGGTGATATTTCCAACGGGAGTCCCGCTGGCGGTGGAAACCGTTAAGACCGCAGAGCCGGAGCCACCGGTGATGGAAGTGGTATCAAAGCTGGCAAGAACGTTTGAATTTGACGAGGAGGAACTGAGCGATACGGTCCCAGTGAAGCCATTGACGGCCTGGACAGTGATGGTAAAAGTGGTGGAGCCGCCCGCGGCAACCGACTGGCTAGTTGGATTCGCGGACAAAGTAAACTCTGAGTTGCTGCCGCCGCTCCCGGTGGTCGATCCAACGGTACGGCGCGGGGAAATCACGCAGCCATTTGCAACGATCAGTAGACTTGCCAGCAACAATGCCAACTTACGCATGGAAGAGTCTCTTTTCTCGGCCGGTCCCAATAAGAATGAGAGTAATAGATTTGGATTCTTATCAGAGGTCCAAGTGTTTGCCGCGAAAGCGTAAGAATTGGTAAAGAGTTGGGCTATTTTTGTAGTCTCGAATAGGCTTCTTTTTTATGGAAACCGCAGAGCCAGGGAGAATAGCGTTATGTTTCCTCAACTTGCCGAGTTTCAAGATGTTGCCATTCTGCTGCTGCGGCTAATGGTCGGAGCCATATTTGCCAGCAGCGGCTGGAGTCACCTGAAAGATCCGGAAGGCCGCGGCAAAAGCATCGGCATGAGCAAGGGCTTCACGGCGTTTCTTGGGGCGGCTGAGCTTGCCGGGGCGTTGGGCGTAACGTTGGGCGTGCTGACGCAACTTGCCGCCGCAGGCTTGATTCTGGTGATGCTCGGCGCTATCCAGAAGAAGGTTTTTGTATGGAAAACAGGCTTTTGGGGCAAGCACGGCACGGACGGCTGGCATTACGACCTGATGCTGGTAGTAATGAACCTGGCCATCATCACAACCAACGGCGGAAGGTTTGTCTTATGGATGTAGCGCGCCGATTCATTGCCTCAACGCCTAACGAGCAAAAGCTATTTAAGTTTTACGAGTCCCACAACATCTCCGCCATTCGGACCCACGGCATGCACCCACACGTTATTAAATCCGTCTTTCAATTCCGGATATTGCGCGATCATGGCATTGGCCAGGTTGCGCGCGTCGGCCTGCGTGCCGTTGAAATCCGCGGTGCTGGGGACGGAATATTTCATTGTGAGATCAAAGTTCTTGTCATTGCGGAAGAAGTTCATCTCAGTAATGTTGTAGGTTTTGCCGCCGGCGGTAAACGCCACCGGCTTGCCGCCCACAGGGATATCTTTTGGCTGGATGCTATTGGTTTCATCGGTAATCTTGCTGAGCATCTTTGTGTTCATGTATGTGGCGGGCTGCAGAAGATCGTAAGAGTTCAGATAGTAAAACCAGGCATTGTGGGTCTGGCCTTTGCTCTTATAATCGCGCGCCTGCAGCAGATACCACAGGCCGTCATGGCCGGCGGCGGAGCCGGGACGAATCTGATATCCGGCAATTTTCCAGCCACCAAGGTCCTGGAAAATGATGGAAAGAACGTATGGCCCCTTGTTGCCGATGAAATCCTGAATGGTGACTGCGTATTTGCCAACGGCAATTCCGGCAAGATCAAATTCTGCCGTATTCGGATTCATGCCGTTGGCGCCGAAAACACCGCAGTAGAAGGTGCCGTCCGGACCGGGATTCGTGCCGGTATCGAGAAAGTAGAGGTTGCGGAGTTGCGGCTTGGCGCCTACAAAAGCGTCCTTGTTATCGTTGACCGCGCCGGTGATGCCGGCAAAGTTCGATTGCAATGAAGGAACTGAGCTGGCCTGAAGGCCTTGTACGTTGCCGCTGGCGCTTTGATCGAATGCCTGCTGCGCTGCGGTCTCAATGGCCTTGCGCGCAGGCTCCGGGATTTCGTCCTTGTTCTGGCAGGTCTGGGCCCAAGCCGAAAAGCTTCCGGCTAGAACCAGTGTTGCTGTAAGAATCCTGAATGTAAGATGCTTCATAAAAGTGCGCTACTCCGGTTTATTTAGGATGCTTTGGACCGCTTTTCAGATGCACGACGTTTCCGGCTCAAGCCCGTAACTCATAGGTAAATATATCGCTTTGGCGGACAAGCAGGGAAGTGGAGTTAAGCATGGAAACTCATGAGGCCTAAGTGAAATTAGCGGGACAAGTTTGCCAACGCTGAACGTTCTTTATCCATAAGGAGTAAAATCTCCAGAACAAACAAATTAGGGGCAAAGGGCTCGGTCCGAACCAAATCTTATGGCACGTTTTTCTTCAATAACTTGTGGCGGTTTTGTTCTTTTCGGCGCATTGACGTTGCTTCAGGCGCAAACCATGCGTCCTACAGTGCCCGTGCAACGCCCCAATCCGCCCGGCAGCCTTGCTCCGCAAACGCCCCAACAAACGCCGCCCCCCCAATCCCCTATAGGCGTTCCATCTCCCGCCGCAACTATCGGCCAACCAGCCGTCCAGCCAGGTCCAATGGGACCGCCTGTGGCCCCTGTGGTCACGTATCGCGATGGCTTGCTCAGCGTGCAGGCGCTGAATTCAAACCTGAGCAGCGTGGTGACGGCCATCCGGAACAAGACAGGAATTGAATTTGAAGGCGCAGAAGGCATTTCAGAACGGGTAGCAATTGCCCTGGGCCCAGCGCCGGAAGGTGACGTTCTGGCTGCGATTTTTGCCGGCTCGAAGTATGACTTTCTTGCCATTGGAAGGGCAGACAGCCCGACCATTGTGCAGAAGGTCATTCTGACAGTGAAGAATAAACCCGGCGCAGCAGGAGAAGCGCAGGCGCAGCAGCAACCTCCTGCCGCGAACCAGGGCGAAGAAGAAGAAGCTCCGGAAGAACAGCCAAATGTCGGCGAGCCGCAGGATACGCCTGTTCAGCCTCCGGTGCCGCAACCACCTCCACAAGCTGAAACGCCGCCCAACCAGCAGCCGAAGACGCCAGAACAGTTGCTGCAAGAGCTACAGGAAATGCGGCGGCAAAAAGGTTCGCCGGAGGATCCAACGAACAATCCCAATCCGGCCCCACGGAAAGCGCCGCCGAGATAGAACAGTCGCTCGCTTGGAAGTCAAAAGCCTGTTGCTGCCTTTCAAAAGAATTGATTTGTGAGAAAGTGGTGACGGGAAATGGAATATCTGGTTGGCATCTTATTGTCGCTTGGGACAATAGTCCTCGCCGCTGTGATTGGCTTTGCCCGGGAAAGATCTTTTTATTCGACGGTGCTGATTGTTGTCGCCACCTATTACATTCTGTTCGCCATAATGGGAGCCTCAGGGCGAACCTTGGTGATTGAAATCGCAATCGCGGGTGGCTTCATTCTTTTTGCCCTGCTTGGCTTTAAAGGGAATTTTTGGCTGGTGGCGGTTGCATTGATGGGGCACGGGATATTTGATTTTCTTCGTCCCAGCGTGATTGCAAATCCCGGGGTGCCACACTGGTGGCCGGGTTTCTGCACGGCATTCGATGTGATTTTTGGCGGTTGGCTGGCGTTACAACTGTTGCAGCGGAGAAGTTTTCCGCATTCCGGGGCCGTGGATCGGCACGCCGGTTAGCTTTTATAGCAAAGCCCGGCAGACGCCGAAGAATAAGGCTTAGTGGCTGGACGCCGTAGTGGCAATCACCGCGGTTGTGGTGGCCTGAGGTTCAGTTTGTCTACGGGCAAAAGCGTGCAGGATCGCGCTGATAACAGCGTAGCCGCAGGCAATACCAAAGGCGAGTGAAAACAGAATGGTAAAGAGCACGGTGGAGGAAGCCAGAATGGGATTCATTGTCCAATCTCTTTGATGGTCCTTTTCTCGGGCCGGTTGGTTTCGCCGGCCATGTGCATTGTCGGCAATATTGGTTCAAATGTCTGCATTACCGCCGCTGCTGCACCCTTGATACCTCATCATGCCCTTTGGTCATACAGCCCGCAAATAACTGAAGTCATTAGGTTAAAGCCCGAGTTTTTTCGCGGCCAAGCGCGAAAATTGACCGATCTTAACCGCCAACGATAAGATACGGAGTAGAGCTGTGCGCTCACCTTCCGGGACCTTCCAGTGAAGGCCCCCGCAATTTTGTTGGGGTGGCGCCAATTTTTCGAACCAGGTTTAGAAGGTCCATGGCTATCAGCAACATCACTGTGCGCGGCGCTCGCCAGCACAATTTGAAAAACATTTCGGTTGAAATCCCGCGCAATACTTTAACGGTAATCACGGGGCTTAGCGGTTCGGGCAAATCGTCGCTCGCTTTTGACACTATTTATGCCGAAGGCCAGCGCCGCTATGTGGAAACGCTCTCCGCATACGCGCGCCAGTTTCTCGACCAGATGGAGCGTCCGGACGTGGATTCCATTGATGGCCTGAGTCCGGCAATCTCCATTGAGCAGAAGACTACCTCACGCAGCCCGCGCTCTACAGTCGGAACAATCACTGAGATTTACGATTATTTACGCCTGCTATACGCTTCGGTCGGCGTCCCGCATTGCCCAAAATGCGATAAGCCGATCAGTCGCCAGACGTCTGACCAGATTGTGCAACGCGTGATGCAGCTGAAAGCCGAAGATCGCGTGATGATCATGGCGCCGCTGGTTCGGGGACGCAAAGGCGAGTTTAAGGAAGAACTGGCAAAGCTGGCGCAACACGGATTCGTGCGTGCCCGCATTGATGGTGAGCTTCGCCACCTGGATGAAGAATTGGATGAGATCCAGCTCGACAAGCGCAAGAACCACACTATTGAAGTTGTGATTGACCGCTTGCTGGTGAAGTCTGGGATTGAAAAGCGCCTGGAACAATCCGTGGCTACGGCCATGAAGCTGGGTAAAGGACTGGTTCAGGTCGCGGTGGTGAATGGTGAAGAGCATCTTTATTCGGCGCGCATGGCCTGTCCCGATTGCGGCATCAATATTCCTTCACTGGAGCCACGCTCATTTTCTTTTAACAGCGTCTATGGCGCGTGCCCGGAATGTAACGGTCTGGGCAGCAAGTATGATTTTGATCCGGCCAAGATCATTGTGGACTGGTCCAAACCGCTGCTGGATGGCGCACTCGGTCCCGGATCGGGATCGTCTTATCTTCAGCGGATGGTCGATATTGTTGCCGCCGCGTACAAACTGGACATCGCGACACCGTTTGAGAAGTTTCCGCCGAAAATCCAAAGCCTGCTGCTGTACGGGCCGGATGAAAAAGAAGCTCCGCGCCTGGGCTTTCGCGGCGTGCTTGGTTTCCTGAAGCAGAACCTGGAAGAATCGACATCAGAAAGCTATCGCGAGTGGATGTTGAGTTACATGTCCGCGACAAAGTGCCCTGTCTGCCAGGGCAAGCGGCTGCGTCCGGAAAGCATTGGGGTAAAAGTAAATGGCTTGTCGATTTCAGACTTCACTGCCCTTCCGGTTTCGCGTTCAGTGGACGTGGCAGCCAAGATCACTCTGACTGACCGGGAACGGCTGATTGCCGGCCGTGTACTGCATGAGATCAGCGAGCGGCTCCAGTTTCTGCATGCCGTGGGGCTGGGGTATATATCGCTGGATCGCTCGGCGGCAACGCTTTCCGGCGGAGAAGGCCAGCGCATCCGGCTGGCGACACAGATTGGATCAAAGCTGCGCGGAGTGCTCTACGTTCTCGACGAGCCTTCCATCGGCCTGCACCATCGCGATAATAATCGGCTTTTGCAGGCGCTGGAGCATTTGCGCGATTTGGGAAACACAGTGCTGGTGGTGGAGCATGATGAAGAAACCATTCGTCGCGCTGATTACGTAATTGATCTTGGTCCGGGGGCCGGATTGCTGGGCGGAGGTGTAGTGGCTTCCGGCACTCCCGCGCAGATTATGGAGCAGGCTGGATCGCTTACAGGTCAGTACATCTCCGGACAAAAAAATATTGCTGCGCGTTTTGAGCCGCGGGCCACAAATGGCAAAGCCGTTACGGTACTGGGCGCCAAAGCCAATAATTTGCGCAGCGTTGATGTCACCTTTCCGCTGGGTGCAATCACGGTTGTCACCGGCGTTTCCGGGTCGGGAAAATCCACGCTGGTGAATGACATTCTTTATAAAGCGCTGGCCAAGGCCTTGTATCGATCGCGGGAGGAGCCCGGCGCGCACAAGGCAATCTCCGGCGCGGAGCACATTGATAAAGTCATCCGCATCGATCAATCGCCCATTGGCCGGACACCGCGTTCAAACCCTGCGACATATACCGGAGTGTTCACGCACATCCGCGATCTTTACGCGATGTTGCCGGAGTCGCGCGAACGCGGCTACAAGGCGGGACGTTTTTCTTTCAACGTCTCAGGCGGACGCTGCGAGCACTGCCAGGGTGAGGGCGAGCGCCGCATCGAGATGAACTTTATGCCGGACGTTTACGTCCTGTGCGAGGTCTGTGGCGGCCATCGCTATAACCATGAGACGCTGGCAGTGCGGTTCAAAGGAAAATCTATCGCCGATCTGCTGGAAACCGCTGTCTCAGACGCGCTGCCGATCTTGGAAGACATTCCGCAAATCCGGCAGAAATTGCAAACCCTGGTAGATGTGGGGCTCGGTTATATCAAGCTGGGTCAATCCGCTGTCACGCTTTCCGGCGGCGAAGCCCAGCGCATGAAGCTGGCCAAGGAGCTTTCCAAGCGGCAGACCGGGCGAACTCTCTATCTCCTGGACGAGCCAACCACCGGCCTGCATTTTGAAGATGTTAGCAAGCTCCTGGAAGTCATCCACCGCCTTACTGACCTGGGAAATTCGGTGGTGATCATTGAGCATAATCTTGATGTCATCCGTAATGCGGACTGGATCGTTGATCTGGGACCAGAGGGTGGAGAGGATGGTGGGCGAGTGGTGGCACAGGGAACGCCGGACCAAGTTTCCAGAATCAAGAAATCTTATACCGGTCAGGCCTTAACAGAATACGGAAACAGATCGCTTAAGTGATTGATTTTAAAAGTATTATATGATTCTGTTCCAGATTCGTAAACTAAACATAAAAGTTATCTCATGATTAATTTAATCAAGTAGAGTGCTTTCAACCTTCTCCTTATACCTGGGCACAATCGAGGGGTAGCGGCTTTGGCTTCCAATGTTCAAACGCTACCCCTTTAGTCTTTTCTGAGAAAACTCTCAATGGTGTACATTGGAATTTAAGGACTCATTCCTCAATCCTGTGCATTCATTCGATCCCATTTCGCAGGCCGACCCCATGCCGCCGTTGGCGATAGAGCCTTTGCAAGCTGCTGAACCGGCAAAAACAGAAATTGATCTTCTTGATGTCCTGCTGGTGGGCGTGGCCATGGCCGTCGCCTTTGTCGTTTTTGGCACTATGGCGGCGACCATTTTCCTTCTTACCCATCGGTCTCCCGGCCTGAACCCCAAAGTGCTGGAAGATGCCATGACCAGGAATGCATTTTTCATTGTGCCCACGCAATTTGTGATTTATGTGGCAATTATTGGCTTCATGGCGGTACTGGTCTGGGTACGCCATAAAAATTCACTAGCTGAAGCTGTCCACTGGAACTTGCCTGCGCGCAGACGCGTTTGGGGGCTTGCGCTGATAACAGGAACAGCCCTGGCTTTTATTTCTGACATTGGCGAAGTTGTGCTCCATCGCTGGATACCGGACTCACTGCCTATCACCGAGTTTTTCAAAGACCGTCCGTCAGCCTTGCTGCTGGGGGCATTTGGGATTCTGGTGGCGCCGCTTATGGAAGAACTGCTTTTTCGCGGCTTTTTGTATCCTGCGCTGGCCCGATGGACAGGCACAACTGCGTCACTCATTATTACCGCATCGGCATTTACCCTGCTTCATGGGGCACAGCTGGGCTATTCCTGGGCTCCGTTGCTGCTGATTTTTGTGGTTGGCTTCACGCTCACGCTCACCAGGATTCGGACCAACTCAGTGGCTACGTGCGTCATCGTCCATATGACTTATAATTTTGTCCTGTTGCTGCAAACCTATATTGCCACGCACGGATTCCGCCAGATGCAAGGAATCTAAGCCGGAAATAAGTTAATCTTAAAAACCTATGTCTTCTGCGCGCGACCAACTTCTTGAGTTGCTGGCTACAAACTCTTTCCGTCTGGGTGAATTCACGCTCTCTTCCGGCGCCAAGAGTGACTACTACATTGATTGCCGTACCACCACGCTTCATGCCCGCGGCGCGGAACTCACTGGGCGCGTCTTCCTTGATCTTATTCAGCAGCACGGCTGGAAACCGCAAGCCGTGGGCGGACTCACGATGGGCGCCGACCCAATTGTCGTGGCGACGTCAGTCATCAGCTCGCAGGCTGGCGCTCCGATCCATGGTTTTCTAGTGCGCAAAGCGGAGAAAGCGCACGGCATGGGACGCCGCATAGAGGGTTTTCAGGAAAAAGGCGCGCGCGTTGTCATTGTGGATGACGTCTGTACCACCGGCGGTTCCACGATCCAGGCGACTGAAGCCGCGCGCGAATTCGGCTTCAACGTCGTCGGCGTAGCTTGTCTGGTTGAACGCCTTGAAGCCGGCGGTCGGCCTGCGGTGGAGAAATCAGCCGCGCCGGCAAAATTCATTTCGATTTTCACTTCAGACGACGTGAAGGTCGAGCACCTTAAACTGAAATAAAACCTCGCCACTGATGACACGGATCACACTGATTTCCATGGATGATTCCGTTGCATGTACGGTCTCAACTGCGTATTCAATCCGTTAAATCCGTGTTTAGCCGTGGTAAGGTTTGTTTTTTTAGGATATCGCTAAACAGGTGCGCTCACTTTGTTGCGGACTTTAATGTCGGCACTGGCACCTGCTCAACAATTCTGATTCCAAAGCCTTCCAGCGCAGCCACGCGCTTGGGATGGTTGGTAAGCAGGCGGATGGAACGGATGTTCAGGCCGGAAAGAATCTGCGCTCCCACACCAATATCGCGCT from Terriglobia bacterium encodes the following:
- the uvrA gene encoding excinuclease ABC subunit UvrA gives rise to the protein MAISNITVRGARQHNLKNISVEIPRNTLTVITGLSGSGKSSLAFDTIYAEGQRRYVETLSAYARQFLDQMERPDVDSIDGLSPAISIEQKTTSRSPRSTVGTITEIYDYLRLLYASVGVPHCPKCDKPISRQTSDQIVQRVMQLKAEDRVMIMAPLVRGRKGEFKEELAKLAQHGFVRARIDGELRHLDEELDEIQLDKRKNHTIEVVIDRLLVKSGIEKRLEQSVATAMKLGKGLVQVAVVNGEEHLYSARMACPDCGINIPSLEPRSFSFNSVYGACPECNGLGSKYDFDPAKIIVDWSKPLLDGALGPGSGSSYLQRMVDIVAAAYKLDIATPFEKFPPKIQSLLLYGPDEKEAPRLGFRGVLGFLKQNLEESTSESYREWMLSYMSATKCPVCQGKRLRPESIGVKVNGLSISDFTALPVSRSVDVAAKITLTDRERLIAGRVLHEISERLQFLHAVGLGYISLDRSAATLSGGEGQRIRLATQIGSKLRGVLYVLDEPSIGLHHRDNNRLLQALEHLRDLGNTVLVVEHDEETIRRADYVIDLGPGAGLLGGGVVASGTPAQIMEQAGSLTGQYISGQKNIAARFEPRATNGKAVTVLGAKANNLRSVDVTFPLGAITVVTGVSGSGKSTLVNDILYKALAKALYRSREEPGAHKAISGAEHIDKVIRIDQSPIGRTPRSNPATYTGVFTHIRDLYAMLPESRERGYKAGRFSFNVSGGRCEHCQGEGERRIEMNFMPDVYVLCEVCGGHRYNHETLAVRFKGKSIADLLETAVSDALPILEDIPQIRQKLQTLVDVGLGYIKLGQSAVTLSGGEAQRMKLAKELSKRQTGRTLYLLDEPTTGLHFEDVSKLLEVIHRLTDLGNSVVIIEHNLDVIRNADWIVDLGPEGGEDGGRVVAQGTPDQVSRIKKSYTGQALTEYGNRSLK
- a CDS encoding CPBP family intramembrane metalloprotease, whose protein sequence is MEFKDSFLNPVHSFDPISQADPMPPLAIEPLQAAEPAKTEIDLLDVLLVGVAMAVAFVVFGTMAATIFLLTHRSPGLNPKVLEDAMTRNAFFIVPTQFVIYVAIIGFMAVLVWVRHKNSLAEAVHWNLPARRRVWGLALITGTALAFISDIGEVVLHRWIPDSLPITEFFKDRPSALLLGAFGILVAPLMEELLFRGFLYPALARWTGTTASLIITASAFTLLHGAQLGYSWAPLLLIFVVGFTLTLTRIRTNSVATCVIVHMTYNFVLLLQTYIATHGFRQMQGI
- the pyrE gene encoding orotate phosphoribosyltransferase, with the translated sequence MSSARDQLLELLATNSFRLGEFTLSSGAKSDYYIDCRTTTLHARGAELTGRVFLDLIQQHGWKPQAVGGLTMGADPIVVATSVISSQAGAPIHGFLVRKAEKAHGMGRRIEGFQEKGARVVIVDDVCTTGGSTIQATEAAREFGFNVVGVACLVERLEAGGRPAVEKSAAPAKFISIFTSDDVKVEHLKLK